The Streptomyces sp. NBC_00162 genome window below encodes:
- a CDS encoding GNAT family N-acetyltransferase, with the protein MELAVLADRRGQGIGRALHTALLDGVTAERVTLTVRPEAPAAAWYEHLGYQLVGLTQPWDGAPVYRSVIKPLRP; encoded by the coding sequence ATGGAACTCGCCGTGCTCGCCGACCGGCGCGGCCAAGGTATCGGCCGGGCCCTGCACACCGCCCTGCTGGACGGAGTCACCGCCGAGCGGGTCACCCTCACCGTCCGCCCCGAAGCGCCGGCCGCCGCCTGGTACGAGCACCTGGGCTACCAGCTGGTGGGGCTCACTCAGCCATGGGACGGCGCGCCGGTGTACCGATCCGTGATCAAGCCGCTGCGGCCCTAA